One window of the Trifolium pratense cultivar HEN17-A07 linkage group LG2, ARS_RC_1.1, whole genome shotgun sequence genome contains the following:
- the LOC123909019 gene encoding WAT1-related protein At5g47470-like isoform X1 → MGLVEDVTLIGGLIAVQFIYAGNAELMSYSMSLGISPLTIVIFTSIATFLILFPAAFFFERSKWPKNCSLKFMMQICFLSFGGLAFQSLFLKGISLTSAAMGTAMPNLAPGFIFIIAWIVGLEKVNLRNKYSRLKILGTLLCVLGAFTMSIMQSISAPATENEATLPSSSTPSDLLFDVQKIIGCLYLMISVLILSSSVVLQAFALGDFPAPMSLSAMTSLVGGFMTAVVQVFEGEELKTGLQLVSFGDLIGFSILAGGVSGISLSFNGWALKKRGPVFVSMFSPIGTVCSVIFSVFNLGNTINIGSIAGMFLMFSGLYIVLWAKGKEGYADGDFIDCEFDAAKPLLC, encoded by the exons ATGGGATTGGTGGAAGATGTGACATTGATTGGAGGGTTAATAGCAGTTCAATTTATATATGCAGGAAATGCTGAGTTAATGAGTTATTCAATGTCATTAGGAATTAGCCCTCTTACCATTGTCATTTTTACTTCCATTGCTACATTCCTTATTCTCTTCCctgctgcttttttttttgaaag GAGTAAATGGCCCAAGAATTGTAGTTTAAAGTTTATGATGCAGATATGTTTTCTTTCATTTGGAGG ATTAGCTTTCCAGTCTTTATTCCTCAAAGGAATTAGTTTAACTTCGGCAGCAATGGGAACAGCTATGCCAAATCTTGCCCCAGGTTTTATCTTCATCATCGCATGGATTGTTGG GTTAGAGAAAGTTAACTTAAGAAACAAGTATAGTAGATTAAAAATCTTAGGAACATTATTATGTGTATTGGGAGCTTTCACAATGAGCATAATGCAAAGCATTTCGGCTCCTGCAACCGAAAATGAGGCTACACTTCCATCGTCATCAACACCATCGGATCTTCTCTTTGACGTGCAAAAGATCATCGGTTGCCTCTATCTAATGATTTCAGTTTTAATATTGTCAAGCAGTGTTGTCCTGCAG GCTTTTGCTCTTGGTGACTTTCCTGCACCAATGTCCTTGAGTGCAATGACGTCATTGGTTGGAGGATTCATGACTGCAGTTGTTCAAGTATTTGAAGGCGAAGAACTTAAAACTGGTTTGCAACTTGTGAGCTTTGGAGACTTGATAGGCTTTTCCATTCTG GCTGGTGGAGTGAGTGGAATATCCCTAAGCTTCAATGGATGGGCACTTAAGAAGAGAGGACCAGTCTTTGTCTCCATGTTTAGCCCAATTGGAACAGTATGCTCAGTTATTTTCTCTGTATTTAATCTTGGAAACACTATTAATATTGGAAG CATTGCTGGTATGTTCCTTATGTTCAGTGGACTCTACATAGTTCTTTGGGCCAAAGGGAAAGAAGGATATGCAGATGGAGATTTCATTGACTGTGAGTTTGATGCAGCCAAGCCTCTCTTATGTTAA
- the LOC123909019 gene encoding WAT1-related protein At5g47470-like isoform X2 produces the protein MGLVEDVTLIGGLIAVQFIYAGNAELMSYSMSLGISPLTIVIFTSIATFLILFPAAFFFERSKWPKNCSLKFMMQICFLSFGGLAFQSLFLKGISLTSAAMGTAMPNLAPGFIFIIAWIVGLEKVNLRNKYSRLKILGTLLCVLGAFTMSIMQSISAPATENEATLPSSSTPSDLLFDVQKIIGCLYLMISVLILSSSVVLQAFALGDFPAPMSLSAMTSLVGGFMTAVVQVFEGEELKTGLQLVSFGDLIGFSILAGGVSGISLSFNGWALKKRGPVFVSMFSPIGTVCSVIFSVFNLGNTINIGSIAGMFLMFSGLYIVLWAKGKEGYADGDFID, from the exons ATGGGATTGGTGGAAGATGTGACATTGATTGGAGGGTTAATAGCAGTTCAATTTATATATGCAGGAAATGCTGAGTTAATGAGTTATTCAATGTCATTAGGAATTAGCCCTCTTACCATTGTCATTTTTACTTCCATTGCTACATTCCTTATTCTCTTCCctgctgcttttttttttgaaag GAGTAAATGGCCCAAGAATTGTAGTTTAAAGTTTATGATGCAGATATGTTTTCTTTCATTTGGAGG ATTAGCTTTCCAGTCTTTATTCCTCAAAGGAATTAGTTTAACTTCGGCAGCAATGGGAACAGCTATGCCAAATCTTGCCCCAGGTTTTATCTTCATCATCGCATGGATTGTTGG GTTAGAGAAAGTTAACTTAAGAAACAAGTATAGTAGATTAAAAATCTTAGGAACATTATTATGTGTATTGGGAGCTTTCACAATGAGCATAATGCAAAGCATTTCGGCTCCTGCAACCGAAAATGAGGCTACACTTCCATCGTCATCAACACCATCGGATCTTCTCTTTGACGTGCAAAAGATCATCGGTTGCCTCTATCTAATGATTTCAGTTTTAATATTGTCAAGCAGTGTTGTCCTGCAG GCTTTTGCTCTTGGTGACTTTCCTGCACCAATGTCCTTGAGTGCAATGACGTCATTGGTTGGAGGATTCATGACTGCAGTTGTTCAAGTATTTGAAGGCGAAGAACTTAAAACTGGTTTGCAACTTGTGAGCTTTGGAGACTTGATAGGCTTTTCCATTCTG GCTGGTGGAGTGAGTGGAATATCCCTAAGCTTCAATGGATGGGCACTTAAGAAGAGAGGACCAGTCTTTGTCTCCATGTTTAGCCCAATTGGAACAGTATGCTCAGTTATTTTCTCTGTATTTAATCTTGGAAACACTATTAATATTGGAAG CATTGCTGGTATGTTCCTTATGTTCAGTGGACTCTACATAGTTCTTTGGGCCAAAGGGAAAGAAGGATATGCAGATGGAGATTTCATTGACT AA
- the LOC123910253 gene encoding zinc finger protein ZAT1-like, whose product MERYKCKLCTRTLASSRALGGHMKAHFATLRLPPPPSEDERSKRNPKITFGQNSEQKKLKQSFLDSHSPLTETEPEPEQVSSISDTSPEEEEVAITLMLLSRDKWNKNSEVERSMGLMEEIKHKKVSGKQKCDKCGNNFKSYRALESHRNICLQNEANPVATTSSVHKCMICFKVFGSGQALGGHKRSHFYPPLKKKLSFFDLNLPPSPEENDPSVLSDA is encoded by the coding sequence ATGGAGAGGTACAAATGCAAGCTTTGCACAAGAACATTAGCCAGTAGCAGAGCATTGGGTGGACACATGAAGGCTCATTTTGCCACCCTccgtcttcctcctcctccctCCGAAGATGAACGATCCAAGCGAAACCCAAAAATCACCTTTGGCCAAAACTCAGAACAAAAGAAACTTAAACAGAGTTTTTTAGATTCACACTCACCACTAACTGAAACTGAACCAGAACCAGAACAGGTTAGTTCAATTTCTGATACTTCccctgaagaagaagaagttgctATAACCCTCATGTTGCTATCAAGAGATAAATGGAATAAGAACAGTGAAGTTGAAAGATCAATGGGATTAATGGAAGAGATTAAGCACAAAAAAGTTAGTGGGAAgcaaaaatgtgacaaatgtgGAAATAACTTTAAAAGCTATAGAGCATTGGAAAGTCACAGAAACATTTGTCTTCAAAATGAAGCAAATCCGGTTGCAACAACTAGTAGTGTTCACAAATGTATGATTTGTTTTAAGGTTTTTGGGTCTGGTCAAGCATTAGGTGGTCACAAAAGATCTCACTTTTATCCACCTTTGAAGAAAAAGCTCTCTTTCTTCGATCTCAACTTGCCACCTTCACCCGAAGAAAACGATCCTAGTGTTCTTTCCGATGCGTAG